A single region of the Lotus japonicus ecotype B-129 chromosome 4, LjGifu_v1.2 genome encodes:
- the LOC130710510 gene encoding tubulin beta-1 chain-like, producing the protein MREILHIQGGQCGNQIGSKFWEVVCDEHGIDPIGQYVGNSELQLERVNVYYNEGSNGRYVPRAVLMDLEPGTMDAVRTGPYGQIFRPDNFVFGQSGAGNNFAKGHYTEGAELIDSVLDVVRKEVENCDCLQGFQVCHSLGGGTGSGMGTLLISKMREEYPDRMMLTFSVFPSPKVSDTVVEPYNATLSVHQLVENADECMVLDNEALYDICFRTLKLTTPSFGDLNHLISATMSGVTCCLRFPGQLNSDLRKLAVNLIPFPRLHFFMVGFAPLTSRGSQNYRALSVPELTQQMWDAKNMMCAADPRHGRYLTASAVFRGKMSTKEVDEQIMNVQNKNSSYFVEWIPNNVKSSVCDIPPRGLSMAATFVGNSTSIQEMFRRVSEQFTAMFRRKAFLHWYTGEGMDEMEFTEAESNMNDLVAEYQQYQDASADEEADYEDEEESIQS; encoded by the exons ATGCGTGAGATTCTTCACATTCAGGGAGGGCAGTGTGGGAACCAGATAGGATCAAAGTTCTGGGAAGTGGTGTGTGACGAGCATGGGATTGACCCCATAGGGCAGTACGTAGGGAACTCAGAACTTCAACTTGAAAGAGTGAATGTTTATTACAACGAGGGCAGCAATGGACGTTACGTGCCACGGGCAGTGCTGATGGACCTTGAGCCTGGCACCATGGATGCTGTCCGGACCGGCCCTTATGGCCAGATTTTCCGGCCGGATAACTTTGTTTTCGGGCAGTCGGGTGCTGGCAACAATTTCGCCAAGGGACATTACACTGAGGGTGCTGAGCTCATTGACTCTGTTCTTGATGTTGTCAGGAAGGAGGTTGAGAATTGTGACTGCTTGCAAG GATTTCAAGTGTGCCACTCTCTTGGAGGGGGAACAGGTTCTGGAATGGGAACTCTGCTCATATCAAAGATGAGAGAGGAATACCCGGATCGAATGATGCTTACCTTCTCTGTCTTTCCATCTCCAAAGGTATCAGACACAGTTGTGGAGCCTTATAATGCTACCCTTTCTGTTCACCAGTTGGTGGAGAATGCCGATGAGTGTATGGTCCTTGATAACGAAGCACTGTATGATATCTGCTTCAGGACCCTCAAGCTCACTACCCCAAGCT TTGGAGACTTGAATCATTTGATATCAGCAACAATGAGTGGAGTTACATGTTGCTTAAGATTCCCGGGTCAGCTCAACTCAGACCTGAGGAAGCTAGCTGTGAATTTGATACCATTTCCAAGACTTCACTTCTTCATGGTGGGTTTTGCTCCCCTGACATCTCGAGGATCACAGAACTACCGTGCCCTTTCTGTCCCGGAACTGACACAGCAGATGTGGGATGCCAAGAACATGATGTGTGCAGCTGATCCGCGCCATGGTCGTTACTTGACAGCCTCAGCTGTGTTCAGAGGAAAAATGAGCACAAAAGAAGTTGATGAACAGATTATGAATGTGCAGAACAAGAACTCATCCTACTTTGTTGAGTGGATTCCCAACAATGTTAAGTCCAGTGTCTGTGACATCCCACCTAGGGGCCTTTCGATGGCTGCAACTTTTGTGGGGAACTCAACTTCTATACAGGAGATGTTTAGGAGAGTGAGTGAGCAATTCACAGCCATGTTCAGGAGGAAAGCCTTCTTGCACTGGTATACGGGAGAAGGAATGGATGAGATGGAATTCACTGAAGCAGAGAGCAACATGAATGACCTTGTTGCTGAGTATCAACAGTACCAGGATGCCTCAGCTGATGAAGAAGCTGattatgaagatgaagaagagagtATACAAAGCTAA
- the LOC130710512 gene encoding ADP,ATP carrier protein ER-ANT1, which yields MLTSTQYETFSKDFLMGGVAAIISKSAVAPIERVKLLLQNQNELIKRGRLKKPYLGVSNGFKRVFLEEGLIAFWRGNQANVIRYFPTQAFNFAFKGYFKSIFGYSKEKDGHIKWFAGNVASGSAAGATTSLLLYHLDYARTRLATDSLECRATDQRQFKGLVDVYRKTLSSDGIAGLYRGFGVSILGITLYRGMYFGIYDTMKPLVLVGPFEGKFFASFLLGWSITTFSGVCAYPFDTLRRRMMITSGHQNKYSNAIHAFREIVQQEGFSALFRGVTANMLLGMAGAGVLAGYDQLNRMSSRLSHYDETKQRVLK from the exons ATGCTAACATCTACACAATATGAAACATTTTCAAAGGATTTTCTCATGGGAGGAGTAGCAGCAATCATATCCAAGAGTGCAGTGGCACCAATTGAGAGAGTCAAGCTTTTATTGCAAAACCAAAATGAATTGATTAAAAGAGGACGACTCAAAAAACCATACCTGGGTGTGTCTAATGGCTTTAAAAGGGTTTTCCTGGAAGAGGGTCTCATTGCTTTTTGGAGAGGTAACCAGGCCAATGTTATAAGATATTTCCCCACACAG GCTTTCAATTTTGCATTCAAAGGTTACTTCAAAAGCATCTTTGGATATTCCAAAGAGAAAGACGGGCACATTAAGTGGTTTGCTGGGAATGTGGCTTCAGGCAGTGCTGCAGGAGCGACTACTTCACTGCTTTTGTATCATTTAGACTATGCACGTACGCGATTGGCTACTGATTCACTGGAGTGCCGTGCTACTGATCAGCGCCAGTTTAAAGGACTAGTTGATGTTTACCGTAAAACCTTATCAAGTGATGGAATTGCTGGCTTGTACAGGGGATTTGGGGTTTCAATATTGGGAATCACCTTGTATCGAGGGATGTACTTTGGGATCTATGACACTATGAAGCCCCTTGTTTTAGTTGGGCCTTTTGAG GGGAAGTTTTTTGCTAGTTTCTTGCTAGGTTGGAGCATCACAACTTTCTCGGGTGTTTGTGCGTACCCTTTTGACACTTTGCGCCGACGGATGATGATAACCTCTGGACATCAAAACAAGTACTCTAATGCAATACATGCATTTCGTGAGATTGTTCAACAAGAGGGTTTTTCAGCTCTGTTTCGAGGAGTAACAGCAAATATGCTTCTTGGTATGGCTGGAGCTGGGGTGCTTGCCGGGTACGATCAGCTGAACCGTATGTCGTCTAGACTCAGTCATTATGATGAAACGAAACAAAGAGTTCTGAAATGA